DNA sequence from the Methanofollis formosanus genome:
CGATCCTGGTGTGCATCGCGATGCAGAAGGGGCAGTGGTCGGCGACGGCGAGGGCGATCATCATGATCTCCTTGTATTTTGCCGGGATCGCCCCTGCTTTCGAGATGCTCCTGACCATCGGGAGGAAGGTCTCCCAGACCTCAGGGTCGAACTCGGCGATCTCGGTGTTGGTCTGCTGGACCTGGGT
Encoded proteins:
- a CDS encoding carboxymuconolactone decarboxylase family protein, whose amino-acid sequence is MTDIRDYLTQVQQTNTEIAEFDPEVWETFLPMVRSISKAGAIPAKYKEIMMIALAVADHCPFCIAMHTRIAIEAGATRQEIMEGALTAVPMGGGPAMAYMRYVIDACNEFEAP